A region of Lacinutrix sp. Hel_I_90 DNA encodes the following proteins:
- a CDS encoding gliding motility-associated C-terminal domain-containing protein: protein MTTEADNCDTTLEATYSDSTAAGSCANASVITRTWTLTDDCNNTTTAVQTITIEDTTAPSFTVPADITINCEQDPSDLSLTGDVTTEADNCDTTLEATYSDTTAAGSCANASVITRTWTLSDDCNNTTTAVQTITIEDTTAPSFTVPADITINCEQDPSDLSLTGDVTTEADNCDTTLEATYSDATAAGSCANASVITRTWTLSDDCNNTTTAVQTITIEDTTAPSFTVPADITINCEQDPSDLSLTGDVTTEADNCDTTLEATYSDATAAGSCANASVITRTWTLTDDCNNTTTAVQTITIEDTTAPSFTVPADITINCEQDPTDLSLTGDVTTEADNCDTTLEATYSDTTAAGSCANASVITRTWTLTDDCNNTTTAVQTITIEDTTAPSFTVPADITINCEQDPSDLSLTGDVTTEADNCDTTLEATYSDSTANNACTTVITRTWTLTDDCNNTTTAVQTITIEDTTAPELISPIDTTINVVCSEIPEIPTVEFSDNCSSTADILVVFEETNGFNENGEDYQIIREWTVSDACENTAVYTQILNVSNENTVIEVNDERCTDDGNIDLFDYLAAETDTTGTWEIVSGNTTITDGIFDPLAAELGAYVFSYVSTTDFCRETTRVTIDINDDCVVLPCGVEAFKISKAITPNGDGYNDFFAVQGLSKCGFVINLKIFNRYGGIIFESENYQNDWDGSSIKTSLGGADKLPNGTYYYVIVLKDSGLDPMTGPLYLGTK from the coding sequence GTGACTACTGAAGCTGATAATTGTGATACGACTTTAGAAGCTACTTATTCAGATAGTACAGCTGCTGGTTCTTGTGCTAATGCCTCAGTGATTACAAGAACTTGGACACTAACGGATGATTGTAATAACACCACCACTGCGGTACAAACCATTACTATTGAAGATACTACGGCGCCAAGCTTTACGGTGCCTGCTGATATAACAATCAACTGTGAGCAAGATCCTAGTGATTTAAGTCTAACCGGTGATGTAACTACTGAAGCTGATAATTGTGATACGACTTTAGAGGCTACTTATTCAGATACAACAGCTGCTGGTTCTTGTGCTAATGCCTCAGTAATTACCAGAACTTGGACACTAAGCGATGACTGTAATAACACCACCACTGCAGTACAAACCATTACTATTGAAGATACTACAGCGCCAAGCTTTACGGTACCTGCTGATATTACTATCAACTGTGAGCAAGATCCTAGTGATTTAAGCCTAACAGGTGATGTAACTACTGAAGCTGATAATTGTGATACCACTTTAGAAGCTACTTATTCAGATGCAACGGCTGCTGGTTCTTGTGCTAATGCCTCAGTGATTACCAGAACTTGGACACTAAGCGATGACTGTAATAACACCACCACTGCAGTACAAACCATTACTATTGAAGATACTACGGCGCCAAGCTTTACGGTGCCTGCTGATATAACTATCAACTGTGAGCAAGATCCTAGTGATTTAAGCCTAACCGGTGATGTAACTACTGAAGCTGATAATTGTGATACCACTTTAGAGGCTACTTATTCAGATGCAACGGCTGCTGGTTCTTGTGCTAACGCCTCAGTAATTACCAGAACTTGGACACTAACTGATGATTGTAATAACACCACCACTGCAGTACAAACCATTACTATTGAAGATACTACAGCGCCAAGCTTTACGGTGCCTGCTGATATTACTATCAACTGTGAGCAAGATCCTACTGATCTAAGCCTAACAGGTGATGTGACTACTGAAGCTGATAATTGTGATACGACTTTAGAGGCTACTTATTCAGATACAACGGCTGCTGGTTCTTGTGCTAATGCCTCAGTGATTACCAGAACTTGGACACTAACTGATGATTGTAATAACACCACCACTGCGGTACAAACCATTACTATTGAAGATACTACAGCGCCAAGCTTTACGGTGCCTGCTGATATTACTATCAACTGTGAGCAAGATCCTAGTGATTTAAGCCTAACAGGCGACGTGACTACTGAAGCTGATAATTGTGATACCACTTTAGAGGCTACTTATTCAGATAGTACGGCTAATAATGCCTGTACCACGGTGATTACCAGAACTTGGACACTAACTGATGATTGTAATAACACCACCACTGCGGTACAAACCATTACTATTGAAGATACTACGGCGCCAGAATTAATAAGTCCTATAGATACGACTATCAATGTGGTTTGTTCTGAAATACCAGAAATCCCTACTGTGGAGTTTAGCGACAACTGTTCTAGTACAGCAGATATTTTGGTCGTATTTGAAGAGACAAATGGATTCAATGAAAATGGTGAAGACTATCAAATAATAAGAGAGTGGACAGTAAGTGATGCTTGTGAGAATACTGCTGTTTATACACAAATATTAAATGTTAGTAATGAAAATACTGTCATAGAAGTAAATGATGAGCGCTGTACAGATGATGGTAATATTGACTTATTTGATTACTTAGCTGCTGAAACAGATACTACTGGTACTTGGGAAATAGTTTCAGGCAATACTACAATAACAGATGGAATTTTCGATCCATTAGCGGCTGAATTAGGAGCTTATGTATTTAGCTACGTATCGACCACGGACTTTTGCCGAGAAACAACAAGAGTTACTATAGATATTAATGATGATTGTGTAGTTTTACCTTGTGGCGTTGAAGCCTTTAAAATTTCAAAAGCCATAACACCAAATGGTGACGGTTATAATGATTTCTTCGCTGTACAAGGTTTAAGCAAATGCGGATTCGTTATTAATTTAAAAATATTTAACAGATATGGTGGTATCATTTTTGAAAGCGAAAACTATCAAAACGACTGGGATGGCTCTTCTATTAAAACCTCTCTCGGAGGTGCTGATAAATTACCAAACGGAACCTATTACTATGTGATTGTTTTGAAAGATAGCGGCTTAGACCCTATGACCGGACCATTATATCTTGGAACAAAATAA
- a CDS encoding type IX secretion system membrane protein PorP/SprF encodes MKKNTSYIFVFLLFCCAFSYAQQLPQFSQYMFNTISINPAYAGSRETLSVVGLHRSQWVGLEGGPTTQTLSIHSPLRNEKVGLGLSVINDQLGFENFVFVYGDFSYTINTGEKTKLAFGLKAGLTHYNLDNFGFLDDDAVYSDPFFSDVSSRWNPNIGLGLFWHTNKWYVGLSAPRVLNTDYNLSNRVENVDYLALERIGYYLTGGYVFNLSENTKFKPAVLAKVTNGAPISFDINANFLFFEKLWLGGGYRYNQDTTTLGGLIDFQVSQELRIGYTYEYFLSDLRPYTSGTHEILLMYEIFKPQKRIKSPRYF; translated from the coding sequence ATGAAAAAAAACACGTCCTACATATTTGTCTTTCTATTGTTTTGTTGTGCCTTTTCATATGCACAACAGCTCCCTCAGTTTTCGCAATATATGTTTAATACCATCTCTATAAACCCCGCTTATGCTGGTAGTAGAGAAACCTTAAGTGTTGTTGGCTTGCATAGGAGCCAATGGGTTGGCTTAGAAGGTGGCCCTACAACGCAAACACTTTCTATACATTCCCCTTTGAGAAACGAAAAAGTCGGTTTAGGACTCTCTGTTATAAATGATCAACTTGGCTTCGAGAATTTTGTATTTGTATATGGTGATTTCTCATATACCATTAATACCGGAGAAAAAACAAAACTAGCATTTGGTTTAAAGGCTGGTCTAACTCATTATAATTTAGACAACTTTGGTTTTTTAGATGATGATGCCGTATATTCTGACCCCTTTTTCAGTGATGTTAGTAGCCGTTGGAATCCTAATATAGGTCTTGGTTTATTTTGGCATACAAACAAGTGGTATGTTGGCTTATCTGCACCAAGAGTATTAAACACCGATTATAATTTATCAAACAGGGTTGAAAATGTAGATTATTTAGCGCTTGAGCGTATTGGTTATTACCTAACTGGTGGATATGTCTTTAATTTGAGTGAAAATACAAAATTTAAACCTGCGGTTTTAGCAAAAGTGACTAATGGCGCTCCGATCTCTTTTGATATTAATGCCAATTTTCTGTTTTTTGAAAAACTTTGGTTAGGTGGAGGTTATAGATACAATCAAGACACGACCACTCTAGGCGGGCTCATAGATTTTCAAGTGTCACAAGAATTGCGAATTGGTTACACCTATGAATATTTTCTCTCAGATTTAAGACCTTATACCAGCGGTACTCACGAAATACTGTTAATGTACGAGATATTCAAACCTCAAAAACGAATTAAATCACCTAGATACTTTTAG